The Benincasa hispida cultivar B227 chromosome 11, ASM972705v1, whole genome shotgun sequence genome has a segment encoding these proteins:
- the LOC120089704 gene encoding non-specific lipid-transfer protein 1-like, which produces MEMERSMKVMMIVGVVMMCMVVSEAAISCGAVAGAVGPCIGYLKAPTGIPPPACCNGVRNLKSQASTPADRRAACYCLKNAANSIRGIDVGAAAGLPSKCGVSIPYKISPNTDCTKVN; this is translated from the exons ATGGAGATGGAGAGGAGCATGAAGGTTATGATGATTGTGGGGGTTGTGATGATGTGTATGGTGGTGAGTGAAGCTGCTATTTCGTGCGGGGCAGTGGCTGGGGCAGTGGGGCCTTGCATCGGATATTTGAAAGCCCCAACAGGAATACCCCCACCAGCATGTTGCAACGGGGTTAGGAATCTCAAGAGCCAAGCCTCCACCCCTGCCGATCGCCGCGCCGCTTGCTATTGCTTGAAGAATGCTGCCAATAGCATCCGAGGCATCGACGTTGGCGCCGCCGCTGGCCTTCCCAGCAAGTGCGGCGTGAGCATTCCTTACAAGATCAGCCCCAACACCGACTGCACCAA GGTGAACTGA